Proteins encoded together in one Entomobacter blattae window:
- a CDS encoding ATP:cob(I)alamin adenosyltransferase, translated as MAIVIDQVVTKGGDKGRTSLGSGRRVPKSHVLIEMLGALDEANAVIGVLVAHLEHAPSPGWQEESKPRQQDNPPKILAQNAQAQRILAQKTPTKPLTLTKPLQERQQGAGPLENTAKQLMPGQSDLHQDGHASGDENLLRDDNLVEWLLKIQSTLFDMGAEISLLSPQESQKSQKGSQKNALQNNTSQNNTFQKNVSQNNTPIIHKEEKVGSSRLKPEILAEMEQKIAACLTTQQPLKTFILPGGTLPAAYAHQARTVIRRAERQAVSLAQKKYSTVNPLLLELLNRLSDYFFVLARRLNHHGQADRLWKP; from the coding sequence ATGGCTATTGTCATCGATCAGGTAGTCACAAAGGGTGGGGATAAAGGGCGTACTTCGTTGGGAAGTGGCCGGCGGGTTCCTAAAAGCCATGTCCTTATTGAGATGTTGGGAGCGCTAGATGAAGCCAATGCTGTGATTGGGGTGCTGGTAGCCCATTTGGAGCACGCACCTTCGCCAGGCTGGCAGGAGGAAAGCAAACCCCGCCAACAAGATAATCCTCCAAAAATATTGGCCCAAAACGCACAGGCTCAAAGAATACTGGCCCAAAAAACACCGACCAAGCCCTTAACACTGACTAAACCCTTACAGGAGAGGCAACAAGGGGCTGGACCCTTGGAAAACACAGCCAAGCAGCTTATGCCAGGGCAGAGTGATCTACATCAGGATGGGCATGCTTCTGGGGATGAGAATCTGCTTAGGGACGATAATCTGGTGGAATGGTTGCTGAAGATCCAGTCGACATTATTTGATATGGGAGCGGAGATCAGCCTGTTGAGTCCGCAGGAGAGCCAAAAAAGCCAAAAGGGCAGTCAGAAAAACGCGCTCCAGAACAATACATCCCAGAACAATACGTTTCAGAAAAACGTGTCCCAGAACAATACACCAATAATCCACAAGGAGGAAAAGGTGGGCTCCAGTCGGCTCAAGCCAGAGATATTGGCAGAAATGGAGCAGAAAATAGCGGCCTGCCTGACCACCCAACAGCCTTTAAAAACCTTTATTTTACCAGGCGGTACCTTGCCGGCGGCTTACGCCCACCAGGCCCGCACGGTTATTCGCCGGGCTGAGCGCCAAGCTGTAAGCCTAGCCCAGAAAAAATACTCTACTGTCAACCCGCTGCTTTTAGAGCTGCTGAACCGGTTATCGGACTATTTCTTTGTTTTAGCCCGGCGGCTTAATCACCATGGGCAGGCTGACAGGCTTTGGAAACCCTAA
- a CDS encoding gluconokinase encodes MYPDSNDKLVHLSTALRKAGAPRVLVVMGVAGCGKSTVAELIGNEAHWPVVEGDALHPKANIDKMSAGIPLNDEDRQPWLEKIALVAQNWIKDKECGIVTCSALKRKYRDIIAQGSNRVCFLYLKGTKEDIAPRLQSRTGHFMPASMLDSQFATLEEPADDEVMMELDVRADQQSIAKSALRALRLLTSDQDHPLHRACASPTATVKLPL; translated from the coding sequence ATGTATCCTGATTCAAATGATAAGCTCGTCCATCTCTCCACTGCCCTTCGTAAAGCTGGTGCCCCCCGGGTGCTGGTGGTTATGGGTGTTGCAGGGTGTGGAAAATCCACCGTTGCTGAACTTATTGGTAATGAAGCCCACTGGCCTGTGGTAGAGGGTGATGCCCTACACCCCAAAGCCAATATCGACAAAATGAGCGCGGGGATCCCCCTTAACGACGAAGACAGACAACCCTGGTTGGAAAAAATTGCCCTGGTTGCCCAAAACTGGATTAAAGATAAGGAGTGCGGGATTGTAACCTGCTCGGCCTTAAAAAGGAAATACCGCGATATTATCGCCCAGGGCAGCAACAGGGTCTGTTTTTTGTACCTTAAGGGCACCAAAGAAGATATCGCTCCACGCTTACAGTCCAGAACAGGCCATTTTATGCCCGCCAGCATGCTTGATAGCCAGTTTGCCACCCTTGAGGAACCAGCTGATGATGAAGTCATGATGGAACTCGATGTCAGGGCCGATCAGCAATCTATTGCCAAAAGTGCCTTACGGGCCCTGCGCCTTTTAACCAGCGATCAGGACCACCCCTTACATCGCGCATGCGCATCTCCTACCGCAACTGTTAAGCTGCCCCTTTAG
- a CDS encoding mannitol dehydrogenase family protein: MQLNNASLHSLPPQVHFAGYDRKKLQAGIVHFGVGNFFRAHEAFYINQCLSLPGQEGWGIVGVGLSGGEHSEKKARDFKKQDGLYTLTEAAPNGEQNIEVIGALVDYLLAPANPQAVLDILADPKTRIVSMTLTEGGYFIDHEGNFTLNVPQIQADLAHPSTPQTAFGYIVESCARRRKAGIGPYTVLSCDNQRHNGDVAKTAVLSFARARDPELAAWIEEHVTFPNSMVDRITPSISKETAAALNKASGVDDLRPLLAEDFTQWVMEDRFCTGRPAFEKVGVQFTDDVSPYEYVKQRMLNASHGLVAYAGVLMGYDTIDEAMQDKLIARIMDDFLDQDVIPFITPPQGMDLVAYKNTLIERYTNPAIKDQLLRIASDATSKIKVFWTDTVKSLLKEKGDMARVNFALACYLEMLGEKDCHGKSFQVHEPTLSEEDFKNARSSNLEDGLSLPAFDGWRQEWDKPHQQELIEVRKRLRTQGVKAAFPV, translated from the coding sequence ATGCAATTGAACAACGCTTCCCTTCATTCTTTACCCCCTCAAGTGCATTTTGCGGGGTATGATCGTAAAAAATTACAGGCAGGCATTGTTCATTTTGGAGTCGGTAATTTTTTTCGTGCGCACGAGGCTTTTTATATCAACCAGTGCCTTTCCCTACCCGGGCAGGAGGGATGGGGGATTGTGGGGGTAGGCCTAAGCGGGGGCGAGCATTCTGAAAAGAAAGCCAGGGATTTTAAAAAGCAGGATGGCCTTTATACCCTTACCGAGGCCGCCCCGAATGGGGAGCAGAACATTGAGGTCATTGGTGCGTTGGTCGACTACCTCCTTGCGCCAGCCAATCCGCAAGCGGTACTTGATATTCTGGCCGATCCCAAAACCCGTATTGTCAGCATGACCCTGACAGAAGGGGGGTACTTTATTGATCATGAAGGAAACTTTACCCTGAATGTTCCACAGATTCAGGCCGATCTAGCTCACCCCAGTACCCCTCAAACAGCGTTCGGCTATATTGTGGAATCCTGTGCGCGCAGGCGTAAGGCTGGTATTGGTCCTTACACGGTGCTTTCTTGCGATAACCAACGCCATAATGGGGATGTCGCCAAAACAGCCGTACTCAGCTTTGCCCGCGCCAGAGACCCCGAACTGGCAGCGTGGATTGAAGAGCATGTGACCTTCCCCAATAGTATGGTCGATAGGATTACCCCTTCCATTTCAAAGGAAACGGCAGCAGCCTTGAACAAGGCCAGCGGAGTAGACGATTTACGTCCCCTGTTGGCGGAGGATTTTACCCAATGGGTGATGGAAGACCGCTTTTGTACGGGCCGTCCAGCATTTGAAAAGGTGGGGGTACAGTTTACCGATGATGTCAGCCCCTATGAATATGTTAAACAGCGTATGCTCAATGCCAGCCATGGCCTTGTCGCCTATGCCGGTGTGCTGATGGGATACGACACCATTGATGAAGCCATGCAGGATAAGTTGATTGCCCGTATTATGGATGATTTTCTTGATCAGGATGTGATCCCCTTTATTACCCCGCCTCAGGGGATGGATTTGGTTGCCTATAAGAATACATTGATTGAACGTTACACCAATCCAGCCATTAAGGACCAGCTCTTGCGGATTGCCTCTGATGCGACCTCAAAAATCAAGGTTTTTTGGACAGATACGGTTAAAAGCCTACTGAAGGAGAAGGGGGATATGGCCCGTGTGAATTTTGCCCTGGCCTGTTATTTGGAAATGCTGGGAGAGAAAGACTGCCACGGTAAATCTTTTCAGGTTCATGAGCCTACCCTTTCCGAAGAGGATTTTAAAAATGCTCGCTCTTCCAACCTGGAAGATGGGTTAAGCCTTCCTGCGTTTGATGGCTGGCGCCAGGAGTGGGATAAACCTCACCAGCAAGAGCTTATAGAGGTTCGTAAACGTCTTCGTACCCAAGGGGTAAAGGCAGCTTTTCCTGTCTAG
- a CDS encoding glucan biosynthesis protein: MFRRELVKAGVATSLLTLADNMVKPSSAQAAKLPLSVEGGAFTQSTVKQLAEKMSHSAYSAPDQNLPKAVNNLDFDRYRKIVFRKQNALWAGQNLKFQVEFFPRGFLYRPKIEMFEVVDGKYAPVPYDANFFTYEDESLRVKENLGYAGLRIYTYINRPDVMEEFCVFLGASYFRAVANGQEYGLSARGFANGTGDQKGEEFALFRAFWIERPVAGVDAMVIHALLDSPSVTGAFRFNIRPGTRPGDSTIFDVESFLYPRKAIASSGIAPLTGMYYFDANNRQHIDDWRNAAHDSEGLSLWTGGGEQIWRPLSNPLDLQFSAFADNAPEGFGLLQRKRRFEDYQDLALHYERRPSLWIEPIGNWGPGSVDLVEIPSPNEVNDNIVAFWRPKEGLKAGQEYAFTYRMFWGKDHPSHTRLARVMDTRIGAVTDHPEARFISIDFAGDAAPETLSPASLKLQASASVGVIRNIAIYQNPVIRGWRTTFEFYPGDAKLAELRCALADSQGIISEQWFYRWTP; encoded by the coding sequence ATGTTCCGCCGAGAACTCGTCAAAGCTGGTGTAGCAACTTCTTTGCTAACGCTGGCAGATAACATGGTTAAACCGTCATCGGCGCAGGCAGCCAAATTGCCTTTGTCTGTGGAAGGCGGGGCATTTACCCAGTCCACTGTAAAGCAGCTGGCTGAAAAAATGTCTCATAGCGCTTATAGCGCACCAGATCAAAACCTGCCCAAGGCTGTGAACAATCTGGATTTTGATCGTTACCGCAAGATTGTTTTCCGTAAACAAAACGCTCTCTGGGCAGGGCAGAATTTAAAATTTCAGGTGGAGTTTTTCCCCCGTGGTTTTCTCTACCGTCCGAAAATAGAGATGTTTGAGGTGGTAGATGGAAAATATGCCCCTGTGCCCTATGATGCCAATTTCTTTACGTATGAAGATGAAAGCCTACGCGTTAAGGAAAATCTTGGCTATGCGGGTTTGCGTATTTATACCTATATCAACCGCCCCGATGTTATGGAAGAGTTCTGTGTTTTTCTGGGGGCCTCTTATTTCAGAGCCGTAGCGAACGGACAGGAATATGGTTTATCGGCCCGTGGTTTTGCCAATGGCACGGGAGACCAGAAGGGAGAGGAATTTGCTCTTTTTCGTGCTTTTTGGATAGAGCGCCCAGTAGCAGGGGTGGATGCCATGGTTATTCATGCCCTGTTAGATAGCCCTTCCGTAACGGGGGCTTTTCGCTTTAATATCCGTCCCGGCACCCGCCCGGGGGATTCTACCATTTTTGATGTGGAATCCTTTCTCTATCCCCGTAAAGCAATTGCCTCATCAGGGATTGCCCCGCTTACCGGCATGTATTATTTCGATGCCAATAACCGCCAGCATATTGATGATTGGCGAAATGCTGCCCATGATAGTGAAGGCCTTTCTTTATGGACAGGAGGTGGTGAGCAGATATGGCGGCCCTTAAGTAACCCGCTTGACCTGCAATTCTCAGCCTTTGCCGATAACGCTCCCGAGGGGTTTGGCCTTTTACAGCGCAAGCGTCGCTTTGAAGACTACCAGGATCTGGCCCTGCATTACGAGCGTCGCCCCTCCTTGTGGATTGAGCCTATCGGCAATTGGGGGCCAGGCAGTGTTGACCTGGTGGAAATTCCCAGCCCCAATGAGGTGAATGACAATATCGTAGCTTTCTGGCGCCCGAAAGAAGGCCTTAAAGCGGGCCAGGAATATGCCTTTACCTACCGGATGTTCTGGGGAAAGGATCACCCTTCCCATACGCGATTGGCTCGTGTAATGGATACCCGGATAGGCGCTGTAACCGATCATCCAGAGGCACGCTTTATCAGTATTGATTTTGCAGGCGATGCCGCCCCAGAAACCCTCTCGCCAGCGAGTTTGAAGTTACAGGCCAGTGCTTCTGTTGGGGTCATCCGCAATATTGCGATTTATCAGAATCCGGTCATCCGTGGCTGGAGAACAACCTTTGAGTTTTACCCAGGTGATGCCAAACTTGCCGAGTTGCGTTGCGCTCTGGCAGACTCGCAAGGGATTATTTCTGAACAGTGGTTTTACAGGTGGACTCCTTAA
- the mdoH gene encoding glucans biosynthesis glucosyltransferase MdoH: MPVLPDPSPLEMPIQSLHEQPCRFGRPFRPVTEPSNITLRRLLVIGGSMVLSAYAAYEMNNVLNSTGASVLGWVILVLFVFLFCWISLAFTSAVAGFISLLRQGGLGLGIHAKGPQPELKGRTAVLMPTYNENPFMVMAGLEAIYESLYECGRIESFDFFILSDTTDPDIWLTEEAAFLEFRKKTHGAERIFYRRRTNNTERKAGNIAEWVKRFGGAYDYMLTLDADSVIDGSLVVRMVAAMDTHPTVGLIQSLPVIVNGNTVFARLQQFAGRVYGPLIAHGIAWWHGAEGNYWGHNALIRTQAFAEQAGLPTLPGRKPFGGHILSHDFVEAALMRRGGWAIHMVPGLSGSYEESPPSLTDIAIRDRRWCQGNLQHAKVIPTKGMHWISRLHMMMGIGSYVTSPLWLIFLLVGIMISFQSHFVRPEYFGSERRLFPHWPQVDPVLAKYMFIATMVVLLVPKVLAYIALLFDRPLRTGCGGWLAAGCSVVLETLIGGLLAPVAMLIQTSHVISILSGQDSGWNTQRREDGGLNLKEVIRSYWGFTVFGLIVGFGTWEVSHSLFLWMTPVLLGLLLAIPLVYGTASRPWGLWLKKKKLLLIPEEVNPPPVLRLQWAAREEVKGCKIGNAFEIFKHAEGVSTVHKEALGPERQRGEPINPDLLVGLLKLEESASLQEAQIKLTKKEKAAIFTVKEGIELVARIPEKLQDPLEPHLALAENIEIPSSAHN, translated from the coding sequence ATGCCCGTATTGCCTGACCCCTCACCGTTGGAAATGCCGATTCAGTCGCTTCATGAGCAGCCTTGTCGTTTTGGCCGCCCTTTTAGGCCTGTAACCGAGCCCTCCAATATCACCTTAAGGCGGCTTCTGGTCATTGGGGGCTCAATGGTGTTAAGCGCTTATGCAGCCTATGAGATGAATAATGTGCTGAATAGTACGGGGGCTTCTGTGCTGGGGTGGGTTATCCTGGTTTTGTTTGTGTTTCTGTTTTGCTGGATTTCGCTGGCCTTTACCTCGGCTGTGGCCGGGTTTATCTCTCTTTTACGGCAAGGGGGCTTGGGGCTTGGCATTCACGCCAAAGGCCCCCAGCCTGAGCTTAAAGGCCGCACAGCTGTGCTGATGCCAACCTATAACGAAAACCCTTTTATGGTCATGGCAGGGTTAGAGGCCATTTATGAATCGCTTTATGAGTGTGGAAGGATTGAGTCGTTTGATTTTTTTATCCTCTCCGATACAACAGACCCCGACATATGGCTAACCGAAGAAGCTGCCTTTTTGGAGTTTCGGAAAAAAACCCATGGCGCTGAGCGTATTTTTTATCGCCGCCGGACCAATAATACAGAGAGAAAAGCCGGCAATATTGCCGAGTGGGTTAAACGCTTTGGGGGGGCGTACGACTATATGCTCACCTTGGATGCCGATAGTGTAATAGATGGCAGCCTTGTGGTGCGTATGGTGGCAGCGATGGATACGCATCCTACGGTAGGGTTGATCCAGAGCTTGCCTGTTATTGTGAATGGCAATACGGTGTTTGCCCGCCTTCAGCAGTTTGCCGGGCGTGTGTATGGCCCACTCATCGCTCATGGCATTGCCTGGTGGCATGGGGCAGAGGGGAATTATTGGGGGCATAATGCGCTTATCCGTACCCAGGCCTTTGCTGAGCAGGCAGGTTTGCCAACCTTACCGGGGCGCAAGCCTTTTGGGGGGCATATCCTTAGCCATGATTTTGTAGAGGCAGCGCTTATGCGCCGTGGGGGGTGGGCCATTCATATGGTACCAGGCCTTTCTGGTTCTTATGAGGAAAGTCCTCCTTCATTAACGGATATTGCCATTCGGGATCGTCGTTGGTGCCAGGGGAATTTGCAACATGCCAAGGTTATCCCCACCAAGGGTATGCACTGGATTAGCCGTTTGCATATGATGATGGGGATTGGCTCTTACGTCACCTCCCCCCTCTGGCTTATTTTCCTGCTGGTCGGGATTATGATCTCGTTTCAGAGTCACTTTGTTCGGCCAGAATATTTTGGCTCTGAGCGTAGGTTGTTCCCTCATTGGCCCCAGGTGGATCCAGTCTTGGCAAAATACATGTTTATTGCCACCATGGTCGTGCTGTTGGTTCCCAAAGTGCTGGCCTATATCGCCTTACTGTTTGACAGACCCTTGCGGACGGGGTGTGGGGGGTGGCTGGCAGCAGGGTGTTCTGTGGTGCTTGAAACCCTTATTGGGGGATTGTTGGCACCGGTGGCCATGCTGATCCAGACATCGCATGTTATCTCCATTCTCTCAGGTCAGGATTCAGGGTGGAATACCCAAAGGCGAGAAGATGGCGGGTTGAACCTGAAAGAGGTTATTCGCAGCTATTGGGGGTTTACGGTTTTTGGGCTTATTGTCGGGTTTGGCACTTGGGAGGTTTCGCACTCCCTGTTCTTGTGGATGACCCCCGTATTGTTGGGGCTTTTGCTGGCTATTCCGCTTGTTTATGGCACGGCAAGCCGCCCTTGGGGATTGTGGCTTAAAAAGAAAAAGCTGCTGCTTATTCCTGAAGAGGTCAATCCCCCCCCCGTATTGCGCCTTCAGTGGGCTGCCCGTGAGGAGGTCAAAGGATGTAAGATTGGGAATGCCTTTGAAATATTCAAACATGCCGAAGGGGTCAGCACCGTGCATAAAGAGGCTTTGGGCCCAGAGCGGCAGAGAGGAGAGCCCATTAACCCAGACCTGCTGGTGGGGTTGTTAAAGTTAGAAGAATCAGCCTCTCTTCAGGAAGCCCAGATTAAGCTAACCAAGAAGGAAAAAGCGGCCATATTCACTGTTAAGGAAGGTATAGAACTGGTTGCGCGCATTCCAGAAAAACTCCAAGACCCTCTCGAGCCGCATCTTGCACTTGCGGAAAATATTGAAATTCCTTCCTCAGCCCATAACTGA
- the serB gene encoding phosphoserine phosphatase SerB — translation MTQTPTYFLTLVANRAATSLTAAHWALAQEMVKSTTVIPLSEGEAVDIPCTLPVEEDFSLFLAEEAPFNRLRQTLAQQDIDLFLTSAKARQKALLIADMDSTIVSSETLDDLAFEAHKGKEIAAITALSMNGKIDFVQSVEKRVGLLKGVSSHLLETTWQNHIRLNEGAQTLVATMRAHNAYTALISGGFTWFTERVAALCGFDTHRANILGIKNGQLDGTVQHPILDRSAKRTLLGELSVERGLTLTACTCIGDGANDLAMLKECGLGVGFKAKPIIKEAILNQIEKTSLLSLLFMQGYPRAEFVQ, via the coding sequence ATGACACAAACCCCCACATATTTCCTTACCCTTGTTGCCAACCGTGCTGCCACCAGCCTTACAGCAGCCCATTGGGCCCTTGCCCAGGAGATGGTTAAAAGCACCACTGTGATTCCCCTTTCTGAAGGAGAAGCAGTCGATATTCCGTGCACCCTGCCTGTAGAGGAAGATTTTAGCCTTTTTCTTGCAGAAGAAGCCCCGTTTAACCGCTTACGGCAAACATTAGCGCAGCAGGATATCGATCTTTTCCTGACCTCAGCAAAGGCACGCCAGAAAGCCCTCCTCATTGCTGATATGGATAGTACCATTGTCTCAAGTGAGACCTTGGATGACTTAGCCTTTGAAGCCCATAAGGGCAAGGAAATCGCCGCCATTACAGCACTCTCCATGAATGGTAAGATCGACTTTGTCCAGTCAGTGGAAAAACGGGTTGGCCTTCTTAAAGGCGTCTCCAGCCATTTACTGGAAACCACCTGGCAAAACCATATAAGGCTTAATGAAGGGGCCCAAACCTTGGTGGCCACCATGCGGGCCCATAACGCCTATACGGCGCTGATTTCTGGCGGGTTTACCTGGTTTACCGAACGTGTGGCAGCCCTTTGCGGGTTTGATACCCACCGGGCCAATATCCTTGGGATAAAAAACGGCCAGCTGGATGGCACTGTTCAGCACCCTATTTTAGACCGTTCCGCCAAACGCACCTTGTTGGGGGAGCTTTCCGTTGAAAGGGGCCTAACCCTTACGGCCTGCACCTGTATAGGCGATGGTGCAAACGACCTGGCCATGTTAAAAGAGTGTGGCTTGGGCGTAGGGTTTAAGGCCAAGCCCATTATTAAAGAAGCCATTTTAAACCAGATTGAAAAAACCAGCTTGCTTTCCCTTTTATTCATGCAAGGCTACCCGAGGGCTGAATTTGTACAATAA
- the miaA gene encoding tRNA (adenosine(37)-N6)-dimethylallyltransferase MiaA yields the protein MKPWALIIAGPTCSGKSALAFHVAQRLKGTIINADSMQVYKELRVLTARPIPQEEAEIPHELYGCLPASQAGSVAWWRSQALAALDTAIQQQRLPILCGGTGLYFNALVKGLASIPDPTPEVRLQSRALLQAEGSEGLYRQLERVDPQAAQRLHPSDGQRLARAWEVWKSTGRSITEWQSIPGLPPAPYRFMAIRLAPSRPVLRERIEARFAAMLDHGAVDEVKALLAQQLDPALPAMRAHGVPELIRFLSADCSLEQASQLAVQATVRYTKRQATWFAHHDLAEQGRYEIFAWNSSKNEQQMENMYNNSISFIIKMIDE from the coding sequence TTGAAACCATGGGCACTGATTATAGCGGGTCCCACCTGCTCGGGGAAATCAGCCTTGGCCTTTCATGTGGCACAACGTTTAAAAGGCACGATCATTAACGCGGATTCCATGCAGGTTTATAAAGAACTGCGTGTGCTCACTGCTCGGCCTATCCCGCAAGAGGAAGCGGAAATTCCTCATGAGCTTTATGGGTGTCTGCCGGCCAGCCAAGCGGGGAGCGTTGCCTGGTGGCGCTCCCAAGCTTTGGCAGCCTTGGATACAGCGATACAGCAGCAACGTTTGCCCATTCTTTGTGGGGGCACAGGCCTGTATTTTAATGCCCTGGTGAAGGGTTTGGCCAGCATCCCCGATCCCACTCCAGAAGTCCGTCTGCAAAGCCGTGCCCTTTTACAGGCGGAAGGGAGCGAGGGGCTGTATCGGCAGCTGGAGCGGGTTGATCCGCAAGCTGCCCAGCGCCTGCACCCTTCCGATGGGCAAAGGTTGGCCCGCGCCTGGGAGGTGTGGAAAAGCACTGGGCGCAGTATTACCGAGTGGCAGTCCATACCGGGGTTGCCGCCAGCACCCTACCGGTTTATGGCAATAAGGTTGGCCCCTTCGCGGCCTGTGCTGCGCGAGAGGATAGAAGCCCGTTTCGCAGCCATGCTCGACCATGGCGCTGTTGACGAGGTTAAGGCTCTTCTTGCTCAACAGCTAGACCCAGCCCTTCCTGCCATGCGGGCCCACGGGGTGCCGGAACTGATACGTTTTCTGTCAGCAGACTGCTCCTTGGAGCAAGCCAGCCAGCTGGCAGTGCAGGCTACAGTGCGATATACCAAAAGGCAGGCCACCTGGTTTGCCCATCATGATTTGGCAGAACAAGGCAGGTATGAAATTTTTGCATGGAATTCATCCAAAAATGAGCAACAAATGGAAAATATGTATAATAATTCTATTTCATTTATTATAAAAATGATTGACGAATAA
- the ilvB gene encoding biosynthetic-type acetolactate synthase large subunit, with protein sequence MTETTKQKAIGETASTHSDSLNGAEVVLRALHEQGVEVIFGYPGGAVLPLYDALFKQNVIRHILVRHEQAAVHAAEGYARSTGKVGVVLVTSGPGATNTVTGLLDALMDSIPVVCLTGQVPTTVIGTDAFQEADTTGITRPVTKHNYLVRRPEDLASTIHEAFYIARSGRPGPVVIDLPKDVVSAPAPYISAEVEAKASSHRSYHPARLPPEQAVYQAVMAMKRAKKPLLYVGGGVINSGPYASEALRRLVALTDFPTTTTLMGLGSIAGDDPHFLGMLGMHGTYEANLATHGCDVLVALGARFDDRVTSKLSGFSPHSLKIHVDIDPSQMNKVVNVDIPIIGDVGETMKMMCTFWEKDTTVEPHRGELQAWWQQIEEWRAVQCLTFVQDKSENATIKPQYAIQRLSEISAQMGKDVFVTTEVGQHQMWTAQHFNFTRPNQLMTSGGLGTMGYGFPSSMGVQIAHPDALVLDIAGEASTLMNIQELATVAQYRLPVKMIILNNRYMGMVRQWQELLYDKRYSQSYSESLPDFVKLAESFSVRGMRATTVGELDDVLTEALAYNGSVVVELAVETVENCYPMIPPGAAHNQILLDPALAQKPAGGS encoded by the coding sequence ATGACGGAGACCACCAAGCAGAAGGCGATAGGAGAAACAGCTTCGACCCATTCAGACTCATTGAATGGGGCAGAGGTGGTGCTTCGTGCCCTTCATGAGCAAGGGGTAGAAGTGATTTTCGGGTATCCTGGTGGGGCAGTACTCCCCTTGTATGATGCCTTATTTAAACAAAATGTTATTCGGCATATACTTGTTCGCCACGAGCAGGCCGCCGTTCATGCCGCAGAAGGCTATGCCCGCTCCACGGGCAAGGTAGGGGTGGTGTTGGTGACAAGTGGGCCTGGGGCAACCAACACCGTCACCGGCCTGCTGGATGCGCTGATGGATTCTATCCCCGTCGTCTGTCTGACCGGTCAGGTTCCCACCACAGTTATCGGCACTGATGCCTTTCAGGAAGCCGATACCACAGGGATTACCCGCCCAGTGACCAAGCATAATTATCTTGTTCGTCGCCCAGAGGATCTGGCCAGTACCATTCACGAGGCCTTCTATATTGCGCGTTCTGGCAGGCCTGGCCCTGTAGTGATTGATTTGCCCAAGGATGTGGTTAGTGCCCCGGCGCCTTATATTTCTGCTGAGGTTGAAGCGAAGGCCAGCTCACACCGTTCTTACCATCCTGCACGCCTGCCTCCGGAACAGGCTGTGTATCAGGCCGTGATGGCGATGAAAAGGGCGAAAAAACCTTTGCTGTATGTGGGGGGTGGGGTGATCAACTCTGGGCCTTATGCTTCAGAAGCCTTAAGGAGGTTGGTCGCTTTAACAGATTTCCCTACCACAACAACCCTTATGGGGTTGGGGAGCATTGCAGGCGATGACCCTCACTTCTTGGGAATGCTGGGCATGCACGGCACGTATGAGGCTAATCTGGCCACGCATGGGTGTGATGTTCTAGTGGCCTTGGGGGCCCGTTTTGATGACCGGGTTACCAGCAAGCTGAGTGGCTTTTCGCCCCATTCCTTAAAAATCCATGTGGATATAGATCCTTCCCAGATGAACAAAGTGGTGAATGTTGATATCCCCATTATTGGTGATGTGGGCGAAACCATGAAGATGATGTGCACCTTCTGGGAGAAGGATACCACCGTGGAACCCCATCGTGGGGAACTTCAGGCCTGGTGGCAGCAAATAGAGGAATGGCGTGCTGTACAATGCCTGACCTTTGTTCAGGATAAATCCGAGAATGCCACCATAAAGCCACAATATGCCATTCAGAGGCTTTCAGAAATCAGCGCGCAGATGGGGAAAGATGTGTTTGTGACCACTGAGGTGGGTCAGCACCAAATGTGGACAGCCCAGCATTTTAACTTTACCCGCCCCAACCAGCTTATGACGTCGGGTGGTTTAGGCACCATGGGGTATGGTTTTCCCTCTTCCATGGGGGTGCAGATTGCCCATCCCGATGCTTTGGTGCTAGATATTGCAGGAGAGGCCTCAACCTTAATGAATATCCAGGAGCTGGCCACTGTGGCCCAATATCGTCTGCCTGTTAAAATGATTATTTTAAATAACCGCTATATGGGCATGGTGCGGCAATGGCAGGAGCTTCTCTATGATAAGCGCTATTCTCAAAGCTATAGTGAATCCCTGCCGGATTTTGTAAAGCTGGCGGAAAGTTTTTCGGTGCGGGGTATGCGGGCTACCACCGTTGGTGAGCTAGATGATGTGCTGACGGAAGCTTTGGCCTATAACGGGAGTGTGGTCGTGGAGCTGGCTGTAGAAACAGTAGAGAATTGCTATCCCATGATACCGCCAGGGGCAGCCCATAACCAGATCCTTCTGGATCCAGCTCTTGCGCAAAAGCCTGCGGGGGGTTCATAG